A region of the Curvibacter sp. AEP1-3 genome:
GCCTGCGCCAGTCCTGAAAACTTCGACGCAGAGATCGGTCGCAAGATTGCTCGCCAGAACGCAGTTCAGAAGATTTGGGCCTTGATGGGCTACGAGCTGCGCTCTAAGCTGGCCCGCCTGGCAGAACCACTTGTGACCGACGACATGGTGAACCGGTTCCTGCAGTGGCCTGTGCCTGCAAGCGTCCATCCAGACGGAACGCCAGGGCAGCCTGGTCGCATTGGCACCAACCTGTTGGATGCCCCCACAGCCCGTCAGATGTTGGAGCAAGTTCTCTCCGGCACATAAAAACAGGGCGAGGGCTTGCAGTGCGTCAACACTACAAGCCCCCGCCTCCGCCGTGAATAAGCACGGCATCGACCGAAGACCCTGCCACCTAGCTAGGCCGGGTCATTATCCAAGATGCCATCCCATGGAAATTGTTCGTTGTGGCCGGTGCCAAAGAAAGTTGGCCGAAGCCCAGTACCTGAGACTTGAAATCAAATGTCCCCGCTGCGGGACTATGAACATCCTGAGGGCCGAGCGCCCCACACCTGAGCGCCCTGGAGCGTCAAACGTTGAAAGCAACTATGACCAAGACCAAAAGCGCCAGGACGCCCCTTAACATATCGACGGCAACGCAGGCAGCACCATTGGTGCCCTGGGTGGGCGGCAAGCGCCGCTTGGCCCAGCACATCCTGCCCCTGTTTCCCCAGCATGACTGCTACGTGGAGGCATTCTGCGGTGCTGCTGCTCTGTTCTTCCTAAAGGAACCTGCCAAGGTGGAGGTGCTGAACGATGTCCATGGCGACCTGGTGAGGCTCTATCGGGTTGTGCAGAACCACCTCGAGGAGTTCGTCCGCCAATTCAAATGGTCGCTGGCAAGCCGGGAGATGTACGGCTGGCTCCAGGACACCCCACCCGAGACTTTGACCGACATACAACGGGCGGCCCGGTTCTTCTACCTGCAGAAGTTGGGCTTTGGTGGCAAGGTAGACGGACAGACCTTTGGCGTGGCCACTACGGCAAAGTCCCGGCTCAACCTCTTGCGCCTTGAGGAGGATTTGAGCCTGGCGCACCTTCGGCTCCACCAGGTGACCATAGAGCACATGGACTGGGCGGCCTGTGTCGAGCGCTATGACCGCCCCCACACGCTGTTCTACCTAGACCCGCCTTACTACGGCACTGAAGGCTATGGCGTGGGCTTTGAGCTG
Encoded here:
- a CDS encoding Gp49 family protein produces the protein MSDAQIEQEIQAKGLTAARVTPSAIEANIASEFYFTATEGVLGASEMGTAPAGRAKSLDLLTFCVLVLQNGFIVTGESACASPENFDAEIGRKIARQNAVQKIWALMGYELRSKLARLAEPLVTDDMVNRFLQWPVPASVHPDGTPGQPGRIGTNLLDAPTARQMLEQVLSGT
- a CDS encoding Com family DNA-binding transcriptional regulator → MEIVRCGRCQRKLAEAQYLRLEIKCPRCGTMNILRAERPTPERPGASNVESNYDQDQKRQDAP
- a CDS encoding DNA adenine methylase — translated: MTKTKSARTPLNISTATQAAPLVPWVGGKRRLAQHILPLFPQHDCYVEAFCGAAALFFLKEPAKVEVLNDVHGDLVRLYRVVQNHLEEFVRQFKWSLASREMYGWLQDTPPETLTDIQRAARFFYLQKLGFGGKVDGQTFGVATTAKSRLNLLRLEEDLSLAHLRLHQVTIEHMDWAACVERYDRPHTLFYLDPPYYGTEGYGVGFELEQYDRMAELLRTMKGKALVSVNDIPQMRLAFNGLAMQRLSINYTVGASGRGREPKGELLIANFDI